A genomic region of Vitreoscilla filiformis contains the following coding sequences:
- a CDS encoding LysE/ArgO family amino acid transporter, with amino-acid sequence MNDLTFLLSPPGGPALGAAALNGWVLCLSLIVAIGAQNAFVLRQGLKREHVGLLVTLCSLSDAVLIALGVGGLSHLIGDRPWIAQVLAAAGCVFLLHYGVQALQRAARPQALVASASREPMSRPAAVLQLAGFTLLNPHVYLDTVLLVGSVGAQQPGPSAQAAFVAGASLASVMWFVLLGYGARWLAPWFAHARAWQVLDALIGLMMLGMVALLVPMAWGRAL; translated from the coding sequence ATGAACGATCTGACCTTCCTCCTCTCGCCCCCCGGTGGCCCCGCCCTGGGCGCTGCGGCGCTCAATGGCTGGGTGCTGTGCTTGTCGCTGATCGTGGCCATCGGTGCCCAAAACGCCTTCGTGCTGCGCCAGGGCTTGAAACGTGAACACGTCGGCCTGCTGGTGACGTTGTGCAGCTTGAGCGACGCCGTGTTGATCGCCCTCGGTGTGGGTGGCCTGTCCCACCTCATCGGCGATCGGCCATGGATCGCCCAAGTGCTGGCCGCTGCCGGGTGCGTGTTCCTCCTGCACTACGGCGTGCAAGCCCTGCAACGCGCCGCCCGCCCGCAAGCCCTGGTGGCCAGCGCCAGCCGCGAACCCATGAGCCGCCCCGCCGCCGTGCTGCAACTGGCCGGTTTCACCCTGCTGAATCCGCACGTCTATCTGGACACCGTGCTGCTCGTCGGCTCTGTCGGCGCCCAGCAGCCGGGGCCATCGGCGCAAGCGGCGTTTGTGGCGGGGGCGTCGCTGGCCAGTGTCATGTGGTTCGTGCTGCTGGGCTACGGCGCCCGGTGGCTGGCCCCGTGGTTCGCCCATGCCCGCGCTTGGCAGGTGTTGGATGCCCTCATCGGCCTGATGATGCTGGGCATGGTGGCTTTGCTCGTGCCGATGGCGTGGGGGCGGGCGTTGTGA
- a CDS encoding LysR family transcriptional regulator ArgP, whose product MLDYPLLQALAAVVREGSFERAARALHLTPSAVSQRVKLLEERTGQVLVVRANPAKATPAGQRLCRHVEEVALLEHRLAHDLPGLGPEAPGRVTLPVAVNADSLATWFVPAAARMAAESPVLLDLRLEDQDHTAEHLRCGEVVAAVTALAHPVPGCRSVPLGCMDYCATASPAFVRTHLADGVNAHTLAQAPCLTFSRRDRLQALWLESVLGEALHVPTHWLPSAQAFVEASQAGLGWGMNPEPLVADALAAGTLVELVPGHRLTVALYWQCRQGLPVAPVLTRAVCAAAAQVLRPSDEPSR is encoded by the coding sequence ATGCTGGACTATCCCTTGTTGCAAGCCCTGGCCGCCGTGGTGCGCGAGGGCAGTTTTGAACGGGCGGCGCGGGCGCTGCATTTGACGCCGTCGGCGGTATCGCAGCGCGTCAAGCTGTTGGAGGAGCGCACCGGGCAGGTGCTGGTGGTGCGGGCCAACCCGGCCAAGGCGACGCCGGCGGGGCAGCGCTTGTGCCGGCACGTCGAGGAAGTGGCGTTGTTGGAGCATCGGTTGGCGCACGATCTGCCCGGACTGGGGCCGGAAGCGCCGGGCCGGGTGACGCTGCCCGTGGCCGTGAACGCCGACAGCTTGGCGACGTGGTTTGTGCCGGCTGCGGCGCGCATGGCGGCTGAGTCGCCGGTGCTGCTCGACTTGCGCTTGGAAGATCAGGATCACACAGCGGAGCATTTGCGCTGCGGGGAGGTCGTTGCGGCGGTGACGGCGCTGGCGCACCCGGTGCCCGGCTGCCGCAGCGTGCCGCTGGGCTGCATGGACTACTGTGCCACCGCCAGCCCGGCCTTCGTTCGCACCCATTTGGCCGACGGGGTGAACGCCCACACCCTGGCGCAAGCGCCTTGCCTGACCTTCAGCCGGCGCGATCGGTTGCAAGCCCTGTGGCTGGAAAGTGTGCTGGGCGAAGCCTTGCATGTGCCGACGCATTGGTTGCCCTCGGCGCAAGCGTTCGTGGAAGCGAGCCAAGCGGGGTTAGGCTGGGGCATGAATCCGGAGCCTTTGGTGGCTGATGCCTTGGCCGCCGGCACGTTGGTGGAGCTGGTGCCGGGGCATCGGCTCACGGTGGCGTTGTACTGGCAATGCCGCCAAGGTTTGCCGGTGGCGCCTGTCTTGACGCGGGCCGTCTGTGCGGCGGCGGCCCAGGTGTTGCGGCCCAGTGATGAGCCGTCACGCTGA
- a CDS encoding LysE family translocator — MSLESDLGVQNLAVFMVSGLLLNITPGPDSMLIMTRSASQGWRAGSAAALGIGAGTMVHVVAAAWGVSALIATSATAFSIMKWIGAAYLIYLGWMLWRQAPSADATAPPASAPQTHARLFAQGFLTNVLNPKVALFFMAFVPQFIDPQASHKAVSFLVLGSLFNINSMVWCHVLAWSSAAAGQRVRMSQALKRGLNRCIGTVLVSFGVKLALADQT, encoded by the coding sequence ATGAGTTTGGAAAGTGATCTTGGGGTTCAAAACTTGGCGGTTTTCATGGTGTCGGGGTTGCTCCTCAACATCACGCCTGGCCCCGATTCGATGCTGATCATGACCCGCAGTGCCAGCCAAGGATGGCGCGCTGGCTCTGCGGCGGCCTTGGGCATTGGTGCAGGAACAATGGTGCATGTGGTGGCCGCCGCCTGGGGCGTCTCAGCCTTGATCGCCACGTCGGCCACCGCATTCAGCATCATGAAATGGATCGGGGCGGCCTACCTCATTTACCTGGGTTGGATGCTGTGGCGTCAAGCGCCATCGGCGGACGCCACAGCCCCGCCCGCTTCGGCCCCACAGACGCATGCCCGCCTGTTTGCGCAGGGCTTTTTAACCAACGTGTTGAATCCGAAAGTGGCGTTGTTTTTCATGGCCTTTGTGCCGCAGTTCATCGATCCTCAGGCTTCGCACAAAGCCGTGTCATTTTTGGTGCTGGGGAGTCTCTTCAACATCAATTCCATGGTGTGGTGCCATGTGCTGGCCTGGAGTTCTGCCGCAGCGGGTCAGCGGGTGCGCATGAGCCAGGCGCTCAAAAGAGGGCTGAACCGTTGCATTGGCACGGTACTGGTGTCTTTTGGCGTGAAGCTGGCTTTAGCGGATCAGACTTGA
- a CDS encoding NAD(P)-binding protein: MLGWAMAAGLAGCERPTAQPPLPPCRWVGPDPARGHRLRSADALPAPALTRRARVLVLGAGIAGLAALRRLHHDGVTDSWALELHDLSGGNSQGHTLAGMACPLGAHYLPVPGPQAEAVQALLLDLGLLRRTVRGLEPDERHLCHAPQERLFIDGAWQDGLLPSADDRPATLAQYRRFAQRVQDASATLGFSMPTLHSPWTPGHATLDAQPFATWLAREQLTDERLLGYLDYCCRDDYGAGLAQVSAWAGLHYFASRHGFHAPGDAEAEREPVFTWPQGNAFLAQAMAEPLRAHVLTGRTALRVQEERHGVDILVWDEGAQRAERWQAERVIVALPLFVAARLLADWADPLRAALDLTARRQPHAPWLVANLHLREPLLDRLGAPPAWDSVHFTPAGTSTALGYVDAMHQNWRPHPGPTVLTMYHALPVSQRAALLSDSAAAWGAKVLAELALLHPDAPFKIEAIDLARWGHAMSIPAPGVRGADGLRALRSARGRIRFAHSDLAGYSVFEEALTLGHEAAHVAQV, encoded by the coding sequence ATGTTGGGCTGGGCGATGGCGGCGGGGCTGGCCGGCTGTGAACGCCCCACGGCACAGCCGCCGTTGCCGCCGTGCCGCTGGGTGGGGCCCGATCCGGCACGCGGCCACCGGCTGCGCAGCGCCGATGCGCTCCCCGCCCCGGCGCTCACCCGCCGGGCACGGGTGCTGGTGTTGGGTGCGGGCATCGCCGGGCTGGCGGCGCTGCGCCGCCTGCACCACGACGGCGTCACCGACAGTTGGGCGCTGGAGCTGCACGACCTCAGCGGCGGCAACAGCCAAGGCCACACGCTGGCCGGCATGGCCTGTCCGCTGGGCGCCCATTACCTGCCAGTGCCGGGCCCGCAAGCCGAAGCGGTGCAAGCGCTGTTGCTCGATCTGGGTTTGCTGCGCCGCACGGTGCGCGGCTTGGAACCGGATGAGCGCCACCTGTGCCACGCGCCCCAAGAACGTTTGTTCATCGACGGCGCCTGGCAAGACGGCCTGCTGCCCAGCGCCGACGACCGCCCCGCCACGCTGGCCCAATACCGGCGTTTTGCCCAGCGGGTGCAGGATGCCAGTGCCACCCTGGGCTTCTCGATGCCCACCCTGCACAGCCCCTGGACACCCGGCCACGCCACGCTGGACGCGCAACCCTTCGCCACTTGGCTGGCCCGCGAGCAGCTCACCGACGAGCGTCTCCTGGGTTACCTCGATTACTGTTGCCGCGATGACTACGGCGCCGGGCTGGCGCAGGTGTCCGCTTGGGCGGGGCTGCATTACTTCGCCAGTCGGCACGGTTTTCATGCGCCTGGCGACGCTGAAGCCGAGCGTGAACCGGTGTTCACCTGGCCGCAAGGCAATGCCTTTCTCGCCCAAGCCATGGCCGAACCGCTGCGTGCGCACGTTCTCACGGGGCGCACGGCGCTGCGGGTGCAGGAGGAGCGGCACGGCGTTGACATCCTGGTTTGGGACGAAGGGGCTCAACGGGCGGAACGCTGGCAGGCCGAGCGCGTCATCGTGGCGCTGCCGCTGTTCGTGGCGGCGCGGTTGCTGGCGGATTGGGCCGATCCGCTGCGCGCCGCCCTCGACCTCACCGCCCGCAGGCAACCGCATGCACCGTGGCTGGTGGCGAATTTGCACCTGCGCGAGCCACTGCTCGATCGCCTGGGCGCACCGCCCGCGTGGGACAGTGTGCACTTCACCCCCGCTGGTACGAGCACGGCCTTGGGCTACGTCGATGCCATGCACCAAAACTGGCGCCCCCACCCCGGCCCAACGGTGCTGACGATGTACCACGCCCTGCCCGTGTCCCAACGGGCGGCGCTGCTGTCCGACAGCGCAGCGGCGTGGGGGGCCAAAGTGTTGGCCGAGTTGGCTTTGTTGCACCCCGACGCCCCGTTCAAAATCGAGGCCATCGACTTGGCGCGCTGGGGCCATGCGATGAGCATCCCGGCGCCCGGCGTGCGCGGGGCCGATGGGTTGCGGGCGTTGCGATCAGCGCGAGGGCGGATCCGTTTTGCGCACAGCGATCTGGCAGGCTACTCGGTGTTCGAAGAAGCGTTGACGCTGGGGCACGAAGCGGCCCATGTGGCTCAAGTCTGA
- a CDS encoding polyamine aminopropyltransferase, producing the protein MSATPDARAGGWREVPMSEVLLLASVFVVAACGLVYELAAGALASYLLGDSVLQFSTIIGCYLFAMGVGSWLSRFVERSLIEQFLRIELLVGLIGGLMPAALFAAHASLPSSALTPFRVLLYGLIGVVGMLVGLEIPLVMRILQRQFRQRYGLKDLVSQVLTFDYLGALAVALAFPLLLVPHLGLIRTGVLFGLLNAGVAVWALWLFRYELRDWRAHAVACGLTVAALLGAMISADALTTWAEDRFYGSGILLRETSPYQRVVVTRNDAGLRLFLNGNLQFHSRDEYRYHEALVHPAMAAQGAPKNVLILGGGDGMALREVLKYPSVTHVTLVDLDAQVTRLFQEQPLLRRLNADALHSPKLRLVNADAFGWLEQHDEMFDVIVIDFPDPSNFSLGKLYTTTFYTLVDAHLAAGGYTVVQTTSPLIARKSFWTVAATLEAIGWHTTPYHAHVPSFGEWGFILAGRRPWRMPQALPPGLRFLTLAGLPALLDFPPDMARVPAEPNRLVTQELVHTFEQEWGQVH; encoded by the coding sequence GTGAGTGCCACGCCTGACGCCCGCGCCGGGGGTTGGCGTGAGGTGCCCATGTCGGAGGTGCTGCTGCTGGCTTCGGTGTTCGTCGTCGCCGCCTGTGGGTTGGTGTACGAGCTGGCCGCCGGGGCCTTGGCCAGTTACCTGCTCGGGGATTCGGTGCTGCAATTCAGCACCATCATCGGCTGCTACCTGTTCGCCATGGGGGTGGGCTCGTGGCTGAGCCGCTTCGTCGAGCGGTCGCTGATCGAGCAGTTTTTGCGCATTGAGCTGCTGGTCGGCTTGATCGGTGGCCTGATGCCAGCGGCGTTGTTTGCCGCCCACGCCAGTTTGCCCAGCAGCGCCCTGACGCCGTTCCGGGTGCTGCTCTACGGCCTGATCGGTGTGGTGGGAATGCTGGTGGGGTTGGAAATCCCGCTGGTGATGCGCATCCTCCAGCGCCAATTCCGGCAACGCTACGGTTTGAAGGATTTGGTATCGCAGGTGCTGACCTTCGATTACCTGGGCGCACTGGCGGTGGCGCTGGCGTTTCCGCTGCTGCTGGTGCCGCATTTGGGTCTGATCCGCACCGGTGTGCTGTTCGGTTTGCTCAATGCGGGCGTGGCGGTGTGGGCGCTGTGGCTGTTTCGGTATGAGCTGCGCGACTGGCGGGCGCACGCCGTCGCCTGTGGGCTGACCGTGGCGGCGCTGCTGGGCGCGATGATCAGCGCCGACGCCCTCACCACGTGGGCGGAAGACCGCTTCTACGGCAGCGGCATCCTGCTGCGCGAAACCAGCCCCTACCAGCGCGTGGTGGTGACGCGCAACGATGCCGGCCTGCGGCTGTTTCTGAACGGCAACCTGCAATTTCATTCGCGGGACGAGTACCGCTACCACGAAGCCCTGGTGCATCCGGCCATGGCTGCGCAGGGGGCCCCGAAGAACGTGCTCATCCTCGGCGGTGGCGATGGCATGGCGCTGCGCGAGGTGTTGAAGTACCCGAGCGTGACGCACGTCACGCTGGTGGATCTGGATGCGCAGGTGACACGCTTGTTCCAAGAACAGCCCCTGCTGCGCCGCCTCAACGCCGATGCGCTGCACTCGCCCAAACTGCGGCTGGTGAACGCCGATGCCTTCGGCTGGCTGGAACAGCACGATGAGATGTTCGATGTCATCGTCATCGACTTCCCCGATCCGAGCAACTTCAGCCTGGGCAAGCTCTACACCACGACGTTCTACACCCTGGTGGACGCCCACCTGGCCGCTGGGGGCTACACGGTGGTGCAAACCACCTCGCCGCTGATCGCCCGCAAGAGCTTTTGGACGGTGGCGGCGACGCTGGAAGCCATTGGCTGGCACACCACGCCCTACCACGCGCATGTGCCGAGTTTCGGGGAGTGGGGTTTCATCCTCGCGGGGCGGCGGCCATGGCGGATGCCGCAGGCGCTGCCGCCGGGGTTGCGGTTTCTCACCCTGGCGGGGCTGCCGGCGTTGCTGGACTTCCCGCCAGACATGGCGCGTGTGCCCGCCGAGCCGAATCGCTTGGTGACGCAGGAATTGGTACACACCTTCGAGCAGGAATGGGGGCAGGTGCATTGA
- a CDS encoding DUF350 domain-containing protein: MSLDWLRIDLMISSILYAFIGVGVLCLSFAVIDKFTPYDLWEQIVEHKNVALAIVVAGMFVAVGQIIAAAIHG, encoded by the coding sequence ATGTCCCTCGATTGGCTGCGCATTGACCTGATGATCAGCTCCATCCTCTACGCTTTCATCGGCGTCGGGGTGCTGTGCCTGAGCTTCGCGGTGATCGACAAATTCACCCCCTACGACCTGTGGGAACAAATCGTTGAACACAAAAACGTGGCCTTGGCCATCGTGGTGGCCGGGATGTTCGTGGCCGTTGGCCAAATCATCGCGGCGGCCATTCACGGGTGA
- a CDS encoding DUF4178 domain-containing protein, with protein sequence MSTTSPPSSSPTPQRAWQSLCPNCGAPVGFASAASASAVCGYCQSTLLREGDALRRIGRCAELFDDHTPLQLGVQGRYQNVPFTLIGRLQYRYDGGTWNEWFALFEPSDAPPRPAWLSEDNGAYVFAFDQPAPSEPLRLADLQPGTDCTVGRRVWSVASITSVRLHAAQGELPRPPRLDTTFLVADLRNDAGEVGTLDGADPDAPLWSVGRSVRLDDLALSGLREGAAEQTLGARSLSCPSCGSDLAPKLDSTRSLTCPSCHAVVDISQGAGADLAYFAQSNAGPGGQASEPLIPLGRTGTLALDGPALPWQVVGYMERCDLPEPGDDEPQTFWREYLLYHRTQGFAFLVDTEEGWSWVRPLTGAPKVAGKRAAWQSRRYQERWRYRAKVTWVLGEFYWRVEREDIAHVTDYSGPTGWQLSREQSGTEVVWSEGRNLGTEDVRKAFNLPAGKLPTPSRSTFGLGRWITWLLILLPLFLLVRACSNDECQAVSDGFGPNSAEYQKCKNQRVVTPSYLGSGGSFGGFSSGGGGHK encoded by the coding sequence GTGTCCACCACGTCTCCACCGTCTTCATCGCCCACGCCGCAGCGCGCTTGGCAGAGCCTGTGCCCCAACTGCGGCGCACCGGTTGGGTTCGCGTCGGCGGCTTCGGCCAGTGCGGTGTGCGGGTATTGTCAAAGCACCTTGCTGCGCGAGGGCGACGCGCTGCGGCGCATTGGCCGCTGCGCCGAGCTGTTCGACGACCATACCCCCCTGCAACTGGGCGTGCAGGGGCGTTACCAAAACGTGCCCTTCACCCTGATCGGGCGCTTGCAGTACCGCTACGACGGCGGCACGTGGAACGAATGGTTCGCCCTCTTTGAACCCTCGGATGCCCCGCCCCGCCCCGCTTGGCTGAGTGAAGACAACGGCGCTTACGTTTTCGCGTTCGATCAGCCTGCCCCATCGGAGCCGTTGCGCCTGGCTGATTTGCAACCAGGCACCGATTGCACCGTGGGCCGGCGTGTGTGGAGCGTGGCGTCCATCACCTCGGTGCGCTTGCACGCCGCCCAAGGCGAGCTGCCGCGCCCGCCGCGCCTCGACACCACATTCCTCGTCGCCGACTTGCGCAACGACGCAGGCGAGGTCGGCACGCTGGATGGCGCTGATCCGGATGCGCCGCTGTGGTCGGTGGGGCGAAGTGTCAGGCTGGACGATCTGGCACTGTCGGGCCTGCGCGAAGGGGCCGCCGAGCAAACGCTCGGGGCGCGCAGCCTGTCCTGTCCGAGCTGCGGCAGCGACTTGGCACCCAAGCTGGACAGCACCCGCAGCCTCACCTGCCCCAGTTGCCATGCGGTGGTGGACATCTCCCAAGGCGCCGGGGCCGATCTGGCGTACTTCGCCCAAAGCAACGCGGGGCCCGGCGGCCAAGCCAGTGAACCCCTCATCCCGCTGGGGCGCACAGGCACGTTGGCTCTCGATGGGCCGGCGCTGCCGTGGCAAGTCGTCGGTTACATGGAGCGCTGCGATCTGCCGGAACCGGGCGACGACGAGCCACAAACCTTCTGGCGCGAATATCTGCTGTATCACCGCACCCAGGGGTTTGCCTTTTTGGTCGATACCGAAGAGGGCTGGAGCTGGGTTCGACCGCTGACGGGGGCGCCCAAAGTCGCTGGCAAGCGTGCAGCGTGGCAGAGCCGGCGCTACCAGGAGCGCTGGCGCTATCGCGCCAAGGTCACGTGGGTGCTGGGCGAGTTCTACTGGCGCGTCGAGCGTGAGGACATCGCCCACGTCACCGATTACAGCGGCCCCACGGGCTGGCAACTGTCCCGCGAGCAAAGCGGCACGGAAGTGGTGTGGTCGGAAGGGCGCAACCTGGGCACGGAAGACGTCCGCAAAGCCTTCAACCTGCCCGCTGGCAAACTCCCCACGCCTTCGCGCTCCACCTTCGGCCTGGGACGCTGGATCACATGGCTCCTGATTCTGCTGCCCCTCTTTCTGCTGGTGCGTGCGTGCAGCAACGACGAGTGTCAAGCCGTCAGCGATGGGTTTGGCCCGAACAGCGCCGAATACCAAAAATGCAAAAACCAGCGTGTCGTGACGCCGAGTTACTTGGGCAGCGGCGGGTCGTTTGGTGGATTCTCCAGCGGTGGCGGTGGCCACAAGTAG
- a CDS encoding SPFH domain-containing protein, with translation MGLMSFIKKQFIDVIEWNESGDGTLAWRFPMADNEIQHGAQLTVRESQVAVFINEGQVADVFGPGLHKLTTQTLPVLTYLKNWDKLFESPFKSDVYFFSTRQQLDQRWGTQQPITLRDKDFGMVRLRAFGNYSYRLTDPKRFFTEISGTRERYTTTELDGQLRGLMLQHISDAVASSGLPFLDLATNQIEFAQQLRQATTAAFQAIGLQLDGVTVQNVSLPEDLQKILDQRIGMNMIGGANMGTFMQYQTAQAIPKMAEGVAQGGGGVVGDAMGLGAGLALGQTLAQQFGQGLGAAASAAAPAPVAVTPMSADEVVATLEKLAGLKAKGILTDDEFSAKKAELLKRLV, from the coding sequence ATGGGCCTGATGAGTTTCATCAAGAAACAGTTCATTGACGTCATCGAATGGAACGAGTCCGGCGACGGCACCTTGGCCTGGCGCTTCCCGATGGCCGACAACGAAATCCAACACGGTGCCCAGCTCACCGTGCGCGAAAGCCAAGTGGCGGTGTTCATCAACGAAGGCCAAGTGGCGGACGTGTTCGGCCCCGGCTTGCACAAGCTCACCACCCAAACCCTGCCGGTGCTCACCTACCTGAAGAACTGGGACAAGCTGTTTGAAAGCCCGTTCAAGAGCGATGTCTACTTCTTCAGCACGCGCCAGCAGCTCGACCAGCGCTGGGGCACCCAGCAGCCCATCACCCTGCGCGACAAAGACTTCGGCATGGTGCGCCTGCGTGCCTTCGGTAACTACAGCTACCGGTTGACCGATCCGAAGCGCTTTTTCACCGAAATCAGCGGCACCCGCGAGCGCTACACCACCACCGAGCTGGACGGCCAATTGCGCGGCTTGATGCTGCAACACATCAGCGACGCCGTGGCCAGCAGCGGCTTGCCCTTCCTCGATCTGGCCACCAACCAAATCGAGTTTGCCCAGCAACTGCGCCAAGCCACCACCGCCGCCTTCCAAGCCATCGGCCTGCAACTCGATGGCGTGACGGTGCAGAACGTCTCCCTGCCCGAAGACCTGCAAAAAATCCTCGATCAGCGCATCGGCATGAACATGATCGGCGGCGCGAACATGGGCACCTTCATGCAGTACCAAACCGCCCAAGCCATCCCCAAAATGGCCGAAGGCGTGGCCCAGGGCGGCGGTGGTGTGGTCGGTGATGCCATGGGGCTGGGCGCTGGCCTGGCGCTGGGGCAAACGCTGGCCCAGCAGTTCGGGCAGGGTCTGGGCGCAGCGGCATCGGCGGCAGCACCGGCACCGGTGGCCGTCACCCCCATGTCTGCTGACGAGGTCGTGGCCACGCTGGAAAAACTCGCCGGCCTCAAGGCCAAAGGCATCTTGACCGACGACGAGTTCAGCGCCAAAAAGGCCGAGTTGCTCAAGCGTTTGGTCTGA
- a CDS encoding FAD-dependent monooxygenase, translating into MTRAAPSTVSAPVSPAPTAPLKLAVIGAGPAGLALALLAARGWHGVQVTVFDARPADKDVAADPRTLALSLGSVQLMRQLGVWPDAQAQPITEVHVSQAPPTLGGALSETLLRPEVRLTAAEQGVTALGAVLAYDQIVAPLQRAWETECTRSAGQHAMRFGTPVQAIRDVSGGVEVEAGVVERFDLAVIAEGGVFADQARKAVSHDYRQTAWVGTVQLGQPAGAAPIPAGAAFERFTRHGPVALLPLPARAADASGVRRASLVWCVPTDDDPVAELSPEQRRTVLATLLPEAAGPLLDIGPLKHFALGLNAETTLVAGRKVRIGNAAQTLHPVAGQGLNLGLRDAQALVRTLRHATDLDAALRRVEWARAPDRWSMIATTDFLARSFTWQWPGLPALRGLGLAALQALPPVKSLLARQMMFGRR; encoded by the coding sequence ATGACCCGTGCCGCCCCTTCGACCGTTTCCGCCCCAGTGTCTCCCGCACCAACCGCCCCGCTCAAACTCGCTGTCATTGGCGCGGGGCCGGCGGGGTTGGCCTTGGCATTGCTGGCAGCGCGTGGATGGCATGGGGTGCAGGTGACGGTGTTCGATGCCCGTCCAGCCGACAAAGACGTTGCCGCCGATCCTCGCACCCTCGCCCTGTCTCTGGGCAGCGTGCAACTGATGCGCCAGCTCGGCGTTTGGCCCGACGCGCAAGCCCAACCCATCACCGAGGTTCACGTCTCCCAAGCACCGCCGACGCTGGGCGGTGCGCTGAGTGAAACGCTGCTCCGCCCCGAGGTGCGCCTCACTGCTGCCGAACAAGGGGTGACGGCGCTGGGTGCCGTCTTGGCGTATGACCAGATCGTGGCCCCGCTTCAGCGCGCTTGGGAAACGGAATGCACCCGCAGCGCCGGGCAGCATGCCATGCGCTTCGGCACCCCCGTGCAGGCGATTCGGGATGTGTCGGGCGGGGTGGAAGTCGAAGCGGGTGTCGTGGAACGCTTCGATCTGGCGGTGATCGCCGAAGGCGGGGTGTTCGCCGACCAAGCGCGCAAAGCGGTCAGCCATGACTATCGCCAAACCGCTTGGGTCGGCACGGTGCAACTGGGCCAGCCGGCGGGCGCGGCGCCCATCCCAGCGGGGGCGGCGTTTGAGCGGTTTACTCGCCATGGGCCGGTGGCCTTGCTGCCTTTGCCCGCACGGGCGGCGGATGCGTCGGGCGTGCGGCGGGCGTCGCTGGTGTGGTGCGTGCCGACGGACGACGACCCGGTGGCCGAACTCAGTCCCGAACAGCGCCGCACCGTGCTGGCCACCTTGCTGCCCGAGGCAGCGGGGCCGTTGCTGGACATCGGGCCGCTCAAACATTTCGCCCTGGGGTTGAACGCCGAAACCACCTTGGTGGCGGGCCGCAAAGTGCGTATCGGCAACGCGGCGCAGACGCTGCACCCGGTGGCGGGCCAAGGTCTGAACTTGGGTCTGCGCGACGCCCAAGCCTTGGTGCGCACCCTGCGCCATGCCACCGATTTGGACGCCGCCCTGCGCCGCGTCGAATGGGCGCGGGCGCCGGATCGCTGGAGCATGATCGCCACCACCGATTTCCTCGCTCGCAGTTTCACTTGGCAGTGGCCGGGGCTGCCGGCGCTGCGTGGGTTGGGTTTGGCGGCGTTGCAGGCGTTGCCGCCGGTCAAGTCGCTGCTGGCGCGGCAGATGATGTTTGGCCGACGCTGA
- a CDS encoding response regulator transcription factor: MTDVALCVHLVDDEASVRDALSFLFSSHGLNVCTYPDGPTLLAALAREPLHGCLLLDVRMEPLSGLQLHDELIARGVSLPVIFLSGHGDIPMAVDALRKGALDFVEKPFSDHALVERVQRALALAQSQREQQATQGAAGQRLASLTEREREVMQRVAAGKLNKVIADELHISMRTVEVHRAKVFSKLGVKSAAELVTLLALTGRVAP; this comes from the coding sequence ATGACCGATGTTGCGCTGTGCGTCCACCTTGTCGATGACGAAGCCAGTGTGCGCGATGCCTTGTCGTTTCTGTTCAGCTCACACGGCTTGAACGTCTGCACCTACCCGGACGGCCCCACCCTGCTGGCCGCCCTGGCGCGTGAGCCACTGCACGGCTGTTTGCTGTTGGATGTGCGGATGGAGCCGCTGTCCGGCCTGCAACTGCACGATGAGCTGATCGCCCGGGGTGTGAGCTTGCCGGTGATTTTCCTCAGCGGCCATGGCGACATTCCGATGGCCGTCGATGCGCTGCGCAAAGGGGCGTTGGACTTTGTGGAGAAGCCGTTCAGCGACCACGCTTTGGTGGAGCGGGTGCAACGGGCGCTGGCGTTGGCACAAAGCCAGCGCGAACAACAGGCGACGCAGGGCGCCGCCGGTCAACGCCTGGCCAGCCTGACCGAGCGTGAACGCGAGGTGATGCAGCGTGTGGCCGCTGGCAAGCTCAACAAGGTGATCGCCGACGAGCTGCACATCTCGATGCGCACGGTGGAAGTGCATCGCGCCAAGGTGTTCAGCAAGCTGGGGGTGAAGTCGGCGGCGGAGCTGGTCACGCTGTTGGCGCTGACGGGGCGTGTTGCGCCCTGA